The Campylobacter sp. MG1 genome contains the following window.
ATAATCGTTATTTTATTCTTTAAGTTTTCTTTAAGAAAACACCCCATTTTTACCCATTTTTTAAGTTAGCTCTAATAACAATTATCAAAAAAATAATTATATACTTTTAAGAATAAATTAAGTTTTAAAATGTTATGATTGCAAAATTTAAAAATAATAAGATATTATTATTAAGATTAATTATATAAATAGCGATTAAACGCCCGTGAAATGGTTGCGAAAGGTGGATTTGAACCACCGACCTTCGGGTTATGAGCCCGACGAGCTAACCACTGCTCTATTTCGCGTTAAAGAAAGGGTGGATGGGGTAAGAGGATTCGAACCTCTGGATGACAGGACCAAAACCTGTTGCCTTACCGCTTGGCGATACCCCAATGCAAAATAAAGATGAAATTATATATTAAAAATAAATATTTGTCAAGTATTTTTTAAAAAATATTTTAAAATATCAAAATAAAATTTAAAATCATACAATAAAACTAAACATATAAATGTGCGTTCAATAAAACAAAAAATATTTATTTAAAATATTAATGTACTTAAAATGGATGGGGTAAGAGGATTCGAACCTCTGGATGACAGGACCAAAACCTGTTGCCTTACCGCTTGGCGATACCCCAATGCAAAATAAAGATGAAATTATATATAAAAATAATATTTTGTCAATAATATAAATATTTTTTATTAAAAATAATAATAAAAATGGTGAATTTAAATAAATTTAATAATATTTTTTAAAACTAAGCATTTATAAATAATTTTAATTTAAACTTCGTTATTAATTTAATTATAGAAAGGAAAAAAATGTCTTTTATAAGTATAGAAGAAGGAATTAAAGAATTAAAAAAAGGCAATATGTTAATAATGTTAGATGCTGAAGATAGAGAAAATGAAGGTGATTTAATATTTCCTGTAGATTTTAGTACACCTGATAAGGTAAATTTTACGCTTAGTTATGCTAGAGGTGTTGTATGTGTAGCTTTAGACAAGAAAATAGCTGAACATTTTGAATTACCGTTAATGGTACCGAAAAATACTTCAAATCATGAAACTGCTTTTACAATAACAGTAGATAGTAAAAATGCTACTACAGGGGTAAGTGCAAGTGAAAGGAATGAAACTATTAAAATATTTGCAAATCCTAATGCAAATGCAAATGATTTTGTAAGACCTGGACATATCAATCCTCTAATAGCAAAAGATGGTGGGGTATTAGTTCGTACTGGACATACCGAAGGAACAGTTGATATGTGCCGTATAGCTGGATTAACTCCTGCTTGTGTAATCTGTGAAATTATGAATGAAGATGGCACAATGGCAAGAAGAGATGATTTGATTAAATTTGGAAAAGAACATGATATTAAGCTTATTACTATTGAAGACTTAATTAAATATCGCCTAAAAAATGAAAGTTTAATAAATAAAATAAATGAAGAAAAAACACAACTACTGCATAACAATGTAACAAAAATTTCATATAAAGATTTTTTAGGGCATATTCATACTGTTTTCAAATTTAATGGCGAAAAAGAAAAAAACTTAGTTAAGTTTTATAAAAGCTCATCGGATTTAAATATATTAAATTCTGAAAAATTAGAAGATACACTAAATGCTATTGATATCCTTAGAAAAAATGGTGGAATGCTAATATTCATGGAAGGTCAAAAAAGTGATGATAAAAACTACGGCATAGGAGCACAAATTTTAAAAGATTTAGGTGTTGATAATTTTGAATTATTAGGAACTTCTAGTCAATTTGCAGCACTTAGCGGATTTGGGCTTAATATTAAAAATATTTAATAATCAAGGTTTATCCTTGATTATTTGTTGAGATTTTGCTATACAAAATATACTATATAAGTATGTCTTACACAAAAATATAATAAGATTTTAAAAAATAATTGATTATGCTTAATAAAGTTATAAAAACTTTTAAAAATGTAAAATTAAAAAATATAAATATATACTTTTAGCGGATTTGGTCGTAATATTAAAAATATTTAATAATCAAGGTTTATCCTTGATTATTATGTTGAGATTTTGCTATATAAAATATAATGTATAAGTATAACTTACACACAAATATAATAAGATTTTAAAAATTATTGATTATATTTATAGCTTGCAATAAAGTTATAAAAACTTTTAAAAATGTAAAATTAAAAAACATAAATATATCATTTAAAAATACAAAATTCATAAAATGACATACTCATAAATATAAAATATACAAATTTAAAAATACACAAAATATATTTTTTAACAAACATAATTTTATAAAATCAAAATAATATTATTGCATTTTTGTAATTTTGATAAGGTTTAAAAAATAAATTAAAAATAAGTTTAAAATCAATTTATAAGTTTTTGTAATACAAATTTAAAAGTATAAATTAAAAGATTTAATTTTATTATCAAGGCGTAAAGCCTTGATAATTTTATTATCTAATATCTACTTCAATAGTGAATGAATTATTAGAATCTAGATAGCTATTTCCAGCATTTGGGATAACTTTAATATTGTCTTTTACATAAGATTGTGTTTTATATTTTGTATCAAAATCATAATCTAAAACATTTACCTTAGTTCCGTAATCAGCCACATATTTAACTTGTGAAGCTAAATCTCTTAAATAACCATCATAAACAACACTAGAAGCTGCTGCTGGATTATCTTTAGTCTTAATAACTCTTTCTTTTTTAGCCTCGTCAAAATACACAAATTGAACTTTATTGGTGTTAATTGTATTTTTAAAGCAACTAGCACCTGCTTTGCAAGATATGTCTTTAAATTTCAATGTAGTAAACGCTACATCATAATCTTTATCTAAAGACTTCTCTTTTGTATAAGTTACTGGAGAACCTATTTCTACTTTAGCTTTTGAATCCTTTGTTATAACAAATTTAGGTAATAAATTAAATTTATTATTAACAGTCTTAGGATATCTCAAACCTAAAATTACTTTACCATAATTTTTCGCACTAAATAAATTTTCATCATAATCACTTAATTTATTTTCTGGTTGTAATTGTGATAATTTACTATCAAAGCCACTATTTAAACCTGTAACATTAAACTCAAGTTTATCATTATTACTTAAAGTTAAATCTGATTCAACATTCACTTTTATCTTATTAAAATCAGTAGCATTGATATTGCTATATTTAAAATCATAGGTAACTTTTGCACTGTCATTAGAATATTTTTTATAAAAATATTTATCCTCACTACCATTATTTACTACATTTTGTAATTGAATAGGGAACATTAGCTGATCGTTATTGTCATCACTAAACGCTAAAATATTTAAACTATCTCTTTTCAAACCAACTTCGTTCTCTACTTTTTCAACATTAGCATAATTTAAATTCTCATTAGCTGTGAAATTTACACTTATCTCATTACCTGGAGTTTGACAATTAATTTTACCATTTTCATCAATTTTATTAGCATTATTTTTAGCATCTTTAATACCATCTTCTTTTGTAAGAACTTTGTTATCATTCGCACAAATACCTAAAACAAAATCTGATAAAGTAAATTTACTCTCTGCTAATGCTATTTTTGCATCTGTTAGCATAGGGAACACTGTTTTAATTTTTACATTACCATCAGTTGTAAAATTAGCTATAGGTGTATTTTTAACAACTAATGTTCTTAATTGTTCAGCATTTTCATTCTCTAAATATAGTGTTTTTATAGTGTTTTTAGAATCATTAACCCTTAATTCAGCTATACCTACACCAAATCTATCATCTTTTTTATCAGTTGTAAATACAACATCATTATTAGTATATGAATCATCAACCTTTCCAGCTTTTTTATCAAATGTATTTTTACCATTTACCTTATATTCTATGCTTTCTGGTCTAATACTAAATTTATTTGTTGTGCCTTCACCTAATTGATAGCATTCTTTACCTATCTCATCATATTCAGCCATTATAAATTTAAATTCATAATTTTGACCTACTGGTAATTTATCATTTAGTTTTAATGTTAAAGGTTTTCTAGTTGAATAATAACCATCACATTTATCATTTTTTTCACTTAATTTTTGATTTTCGTTATAAACGGTTGCATTTAATGGATTACCATCTTTATCAAAAAACTTAACAAATTGCTCATCATAAGGATTAGTAGGATTTATAAAACCTAAATAAATGTCTTGATTATTTGTTCTAGTATAAACACTATTTACTGTTTGTACGCCTGTTACAACTCTATCATTCTTTATAATACTATCAGGATTTTTAGGATTATAAGCTGTTCCAAAGGTAACTTTAGGCATTTCAACATTACCTACTCTAATCTCTGCTTGTCCTAATTGACAACCATCTACTATGTCATCAGCATGTGCTTTAGCAACTCCAACACATTTTCCATTTTCTTTGTTAAAATTAGCTTTTTGAAATAATGGTCTATCATATTCTCCATCATTATCTACTATCTCATTAACTTCTAGAATAAATGTAAATATCTTACCTTCATCAAGCTCTTTTTGACTAACTTTTACTAATTCTTGGAATTTACCTTCAGTAAATTTTAAACCTAAACCATCAATTCCTTCTTTAGGGACAAGTTCTAATCTTACATTTTCTACCATTGTGCTAAAATCAGTATTATCTAATTTGTTACCATTTTCTGCAACTAATTTCTTTTTCAATGTAAATTTAGTTAAGTAATATTTATGTTCTTTACCCCTTGAAATTCTTTTAGGGATAACATCACCTTGATTTGTAAGGTGAAAATACACATCGTTTAGATTACTTACTCTTAATTGAGTAGCTAAATTTTTACTACCTTTATTTACTGAATCTGTGATTAATAAAGCATCTGCATCTGGGTAAAATGTAACATTAACAGCACCACTCATTGAAGAATTTGTGAAATATTGCTCACTAGGAAACGCTGGTCTTGCATTTATACTTACTAAATTGCCCTTGCCTTGCTCATAAATACCTTTTCTATCACCATGAGTTTTATGAATACTGAATGAGAAATTGTTTGTTACACTAGAAGTACCAGCTTCGGTTGTATAATAAGGTCTTTGTTTATAATAATCAAAATAATTTATCCTAGAATGCATATAAGTTTTACTTTCTACATCATAGTTATAACACTTAGTAGGTCCGCCTAAATTTCCACCCTCTTTAAATGATTTTGTTCCATTAAAATATTCATCGTCATTTATATAAGTAATCCTTGAATTTTTTAACAATAAATATTCTAAAACTTTAGGAGTAACCTTGCCATTTGTGTATGCATCATAATACCAGTTATAAATATTGCAAGCACCTTGAGCGTTATTGTAATTGCTCTCATCTAAATACAACAACCTATTACCAGCTTGGTCAACTAATTTACCACTTCCATCTTGCTCTGTAAAATTTTGCAAATGTGCTCTATTATTGCCCTCACCTATACCATGACAATAATCTTTAACATTTATATTACCAACTACTAAATCAGCGAAATTTTTAATTTTCCAGTCACCATCGCCATCCATTGGTAAATTTTCAGTCATATATATTAATAATCTAGAATTAGCGTAAGCTGTAGTGCTAACTTCTATCCTACCCGTTGTATCACTTTTAAATTCTTTAAAAATATCTTGCATTACATATGGCTCACCTTGATTTGGTTTCATACGAAACTCAGGCTGTGGAGAAAAACTAAATTTATTAGTTGTTCTAAAATTAACGACATCGTTTAGCTTACGATTTTGATATAGATTATATTCTGTTATTGTTCTTACTTTGTTATTTTCTAAATATGCTTTAATATCATTTAATTCTTCTTGTAATACTTTTTTACAATTATCACTAGCATTAGCAAGTAAATTTTTAATAACTCTTTCATGTTTATCACCTACAAAATAACTGCAAGTTCCATAACTTTTATCATTATTTACACCACTACCTAAATAATTTTTATTGTATTTACAAAACGAATATATCTTAGCATAATCATAATTAGCACCACATTGTTTTAATAAATCAAGCCTAATTTTTGACTTATTAGTTAAAATGCTTGTATGATGAAACAATGATGGATTAGTAGCTATATCCAAACTACTATCTTGGACACATTGAATATTAACTGGGTCATTTATCTTTCTAATCTTAGTGCAATCCTCAAAATTATACCTATATTTATCATTTCCCCAAGTTGGATCAGCCGGACTAAAAGTAAAACATTTAGACAAGTGTTCGTTAGAATTACTGGCACCATCATTAATATTAATTCCTAATCTTAATTCATCAGCATTAATTTGATAAAACGCTGATAATAATGTTAAAGAAAAGACTAATTTCTTATTCATATCCCTCTCCTTATTAAAATCTTTAATTTGCTATTATAATCACTTATATTAAATACATATAGCCCTTTAGTGCAAATATGATTAACCTATTTATTTTTAGGTCTAAATACCTTTGGTGCATTTTCGCTCTCATTTATATAACTTGCATTCATTAAGTCTAGGCAATATGGTATCGCAGGAAAAATAGGCTCTATACATTCACGAATTGCTTTTGGCTTACCTGGGAGATTGATTATTAGAGTTTTACCCCTTGTCCCTGCTAATTGACGGCTTAGGATTGCTGTTGGGACAATCTTAAGTGAGCTTGCACGCATTAATTCTCCAAAGCCTGGTAATTCACGCTCGATTGCTTTTTTTGTTGCTTCTGGTGTAACATCTCTTAAAGCTGGTCCTGTTCCACCTGTGGTAAATACCAAATCGCATTCAAATTCATCAGCCATTTTAATAATCTCATTTGTAATCAGCTCTTCTTCATCAGGGATTAATGAGTATTTAAAATCAATTTCATTTAATAAATATTCTTGCATAATTTTTCTAATCTCTGCTCCACTAATATCTTCATAAACTCCTGCACTTGCTCTATCTGAACTTGTAATTATCCCTATTTTTATATTATCCATTTTTATCCTTTAAAAAAATATTTCTTTATTTAAAAGCAATTCATTTGCTGTATTTTTAATCTCTTCTTCATAAGCTTTTAAATATTCTTTACATTCTTCTTCTAAAGATGATAATTCAAATTCCACATAAAATTTGCTTAATTCTTGTATTTTATCTTTATCTTTAGAAAAATTATTGTAATTTTCGCCTAAAAATAATTCATTTGCTAACATTCCTGATAAAAGAATTTTGATTTCATTTTTTATTTCTGAAAATGATTTTATATGCTCGTTTGGATAAAAATACTCAAATGTAAATAAATTAGCATAAATTAAATTCGCATCACAAATCTTTGCCATAGTGATTTTACCTGCTTGATAAATAGCTTGAATATATTGCTCGTTTTCGCTT
Protein-coding sequences here:
- a CDS encoding bifunctional 3,4-dihydroxy-2-butanone 4-phosphate synthase/GTP cyclohydrolase II, with the translated sequence MSFISIEEGIKELKKGNMLIMLDAEDRENEGDLIFPVDFSTPDKVNFTLSYARGVVCVALDKKIAEHFELPLMVPKNTSNHETAFTITVDSKNATTGVSASERNETIKIFANPNANANDFVRPGHINPLIAKDGGVLVRTGHTEGTVDMCRIAGLTPACVICEIMNEDGTMARRDDLIKFGKEHDIKLITIEDLIKYRLKNESLINKINEEKTQLLHNNVTKISYKDFLGHIHTVFKFNGEKEKNLVKFYKSSSDLNILNSEKLEDTLNAIDILRKNGGMLIFMEGQKSDDKNYGIGAQILKDLGVDNFELLGTSSQFAALSGFGLNIKNI
- the mog gene encoding molybdopterin adenylyltransferase produces the protein MDNIKIGIITSSDRASAGVYEDISGAEIRKIMQEYLLNEIDFKYSLIPDEEELITNEIIKMADEFECDLVFTTGGTGPALRDVTPEATKKAIERELPGFGELMRASSLKIVPTAILSRQLAGTRGKTLIINLPGKPKAIRECIEPIFPAIPYCLDLMNASYINESENAPKVFRPKNK